In a single window of the Salvelinus namaycush isolate Seneca chromosome 6, SaNama_1.0, whole genome shotgun sequence genome:
- the LOC120050113 gene encoding zinc finger protein 420-like produces MQSQDPCENCPPLLLPSLRLFIPPLRLVSAAMWQVVQRGDVQDYGMLEEFVTMVTEIVPELLSCGQRAQLVLGLRARLVLELCRTEQTLDLTKIQKHLDRIRSLTSTEEAESGDAEVELSESKFVELVESLLKDPSERENFYQDVFPVEFGPKYDTAIQMLMLEFLSRLEKLLPIPDLEQTASLLNAVPSALEKCVQFVPDPKQLRTLLQYHRKRGHLDSIRTPSSFGDFILSSLSLPPYVRVVTAPDVDSDTQSEGMNLEGMEARELLENRTKEIDVLVPADEVKRYIITEQDYVMDMESAVGEIDNQAVTGLNLLRPSHFQQLKRSKRLQIKKMFSKRRKPRKTDSSGRAIKQPSSKVRVSPKGRKPRKTDSSGRAIKQPSSSKGRPSPKKSCKRGPFSKTCEVCGKTFTRVTAMKRHQLTHTGDLKFKCLMCEKSFRDGHNLKRHQRRVCEKELNMLDEDKNEDEIPQPSTSKPQITSLLKTPSPPEPSHQGTLDTITSSNTCSVCGRYFARTSSLVRHMSSHSKERPFGCVNCDKRFKYSYDLKKHQRELCQKVTQGDLCQDVGQNMAQQKSGLQPEKDFLATAENRTQIDSKTCYVCGKILTCTSQMERHLKSHSKARPFNCAVCERSFKYKDTLKKHQEILGHEGILEDLGQNVDQQEVEVNTESCISPLTTKEIDTEPLITAATSVPTLKEPKPCTVCGKIFNRASVMAIHMRSHSDERPYQCGNCEQRFKYMHNLNQHQRYICKVNREESSQMVDQHQEEASSELLAVKADNPETSTSQLQLVHWCKKCGKCFDDICNLKQHQESSCKEEKVKVVFQCEKRKVVFKCDDCGKDFKGSSSLRTHKRIHNPFYCSDCGRVLPNSIAFDRHKLMQHKEIQCTMCEKTFTLLGRLRDHYLHQHKFTGPYACSQCEKTFTQLRYLVEHERVHSGEYPYQCSVCQAKFNKANSLTIHSRKHTGEKPFLCWQCGKSYKDRGNLSMHMGTHSEEKPFSCSQCDMTYRTKIQLNTHIEQVHEGVRYTCAVCGKQFLKAVSLIRHELTHTGERPWPCSYCTKTFITANERRLHERYHTGERPYKCQDCGKSFVQLCFLKAHQRLHTGEKPFACSVCDKRFRLNYHRQRHEQTHTGKQKPHVCAECGLAFAQRKRLTEHQCTHSLN; encoded by the exons ATGCAAAGTCAGGATCCATGCGAAAATT GtccccctcttcttcttccctctctGCGTCTCTTCATTCCACCACTGCGGCTTGTCTCTGCAGCCATGTGGCAAGTGGTTCAACGAGGAGACGTTCAAGATTATGGGATGCTGGAGGAGTTTGTCACCATGGTTACAGAGATTGTGCCAGAGCTTTTGAGTTGCGGTCAGAGGGCCCAACTAGTCCTGGGGCTTAGAGCAAGG TTGGTTCTGGAGTTGTGTCGCACTGAGCAGACATTAGACCTCACAAAAATTCAAAAACACCTGGACAGGATCCGATCCCTCACATCCACTGAGGAAGCAGAG TCAGGTGATGCAGAGGTGGAATTATCTGAATCAAAGTTTGTGGAGCTGGTTGAATCTCTGCTGAAAGACCCAAGTGAAAGGGAGAACTTCTACCAG GACGTGTTCCCTGTGGAATTTGGGCCCAAGTATGACACTGCAATACAGATGCTGATGTTAGAATTCCTTTCCAGACTTGAGAAGTTACTTCCCATACCAGACCTTGAACAG ACTGCCTCCTTGTTAAATGCTGTCCCCTCTGCCCTGGAGAAATGTGTACAGTTTGTACCTGACCCCAAACAATTGAGGACCCTGCTCCAGTACCACAGAAAACGTGGACATTTGGACTCCATCC GAACTCCATCGTCCTTTGGTGacttcatcctctcctctctgtctcttcctccatATGTGCGAGTGGTGACTGCCCCAGATGTAGACTCAGATACACAATCAGAAGGGATGAATTTGGAGGGAATGGAAGCAAGAGAGTTGTTGGAGAATCGGACAAAGGAAATCGATGTACTAGTCCCAGCAGATGAAGTTAAAAGATACATAATTACTGAGCAGGATTACGTTATGGACATGGAGTCTGCCGTTGGGGAAATTGACAATCAAGCTGTCACTGGCTTGAATTTACTCAGaccatcacattttcaacaaTTAAAACGAAGCAAAAGGCTGCAAATTAAGAAAATGTTTTCAAAACGACGGAAACCTCGAAAGACCGATTCCTCCGGGCGCGCAATCAAACAGCCATCATCCAAGGTGCGCGTCTCCCCCAAAGGACGAAAACCACGAAAGACTGATTCTTCCGGGCGTGCAATCAAACAGCCATCATCCTCCAAGGGTCGGCCCTCCCCAAAGAAGTCATGCAAAAGAGGCCCATTCAGTAAGACATGTGAAGTGTGTGGGAAGACTTTCACTCGAGTCACAGCCATGAAAAGGCATCAGCTAACCCACACTGGAGATCTCAAGTTTAAGTGCCTCATGTGTGAAAAAAGCTTCAGGGATGGTCATAATCTGAAGAGACACCAGAGGCGAGTTTGTGAAAAGGAGCTAAACATGTTGGATGAAGATAAAAATGAGGATGAGATCCCACAACCCTCAACTAGCAAACCTCAGATCACATCACTCCTCAAGACACCCTCTCCACCAGAGCCATCTCATCAAGGAACTCTGGACACTATCACATCCTCTAACACATGCTCTGTGTGTGGGAGGTATTTTGCTCGTACTTCAAGCTTGGTAAGGCACATGAGCTCCCACTCAAAAGAGCGTCCATTTGGGTGTGTCAATTGTGATAAGAGATTCAAGTATTCGTACGATTTGAAAAAACACCAGAGAGAATTGTGTCAGAAAGTGACCCAGGGAGATTTGTGTCAGGATGTTGGTCAGAACATGGCACAACAAAAGAGTGGCCTGCAACCAGAGAAGGATTTTCTTGCCACTGCAGAGAATCGAACCCAGATAGATTCCAAAACCTGTTATGTCTGTGGTAAGATTTTGACTTGTACCTCACAGATGGAAAGGCACTTGAAATCTCACTCAAAGGCACGTCCCTTTAATTGTGCTGTTTGTGAGAGAAGTTTTAAGTACAAAGATACCTTGAAGAAACATCAGGAAATCCTTGGCCACGAGGGCATCCTAGAAGACTTGGGTCAGAATGTGGACCAGCAAGAAGTGGAAGTTAACACCGAGAGTTGCATCAGCCCTCTCACTACCAAGGAAATCGACACTGAGCCCCTTATCACGGCTGCTACCTCAGTGCCGACTCTCAAAGAACCCAAACCATGCACTGTGTGTGGGAAGATTTTTAACCGTGCTTCAGTTATGGCTATTCATATGAGATCCCATTCAGATGAGCGTCCTTATCAATGTGGCAACTGTGAACAGCGCTTTAAGTACATGCACAATCTGAATCAACACCAGAGATATATCTGTAAGGTGAACCGAGAAGAGTCCTCTCAGATGGTAGACCAGCACCAAGAGGAGGCGTCTAGTGAACTGCTGGCTGTTAAGGCTGATAACCCAGAGACATCTACCAGTCAACTACAACTGGTTCACTGGTGTAAAAAATGTGGAAAGTGTTTCGATGACATCTGTAATTTGAAGCAACACCAGGAAAGTTCATGCAAAGAGGAAAAAGTAAAGGTGGTCTTCCAATGTGAAAAAAGAAAGGTAGTCTTCAAATGTGATGATTGTGGGAAGGACTTCAAAGGTTCATCATCCCTAAGGACACACAAGCGAATTCACAACCCATTCTATTGCTCTGATTGTGGAAGGGTCCTCCCAAACTCCATTGCCTTTGACAGACACAAGCTGATGCAGCACAAGGAAATCCAGTGTACCATGTGTGAGAAGACCTTTACCCTGTTGGGGCGTCTGAGAGATCACTACCTGCATCAACATAAATTCACAGGACCATACGCCTGCTCTCAATGTGAGAAAACTTTTACCCAGTTAAGATACCTTGTTGAACATGAGAGAGTTCACTCAGGAGAGTACCCTTACCAGTGCTCTGTTTGTCAAGCAAAGTTCAATAAAGCAAATTCTCTAACAATACACAGTAGGAagcacacaggagaaaagccattCCTGTGCtggcagtgtggaaagagttacAAGGATCGTGGAAACCTGTCAATGCATATGGGGACTCACTCAGAGGAGAAACCCTTTTCTTGTTCGCAGTGTGACATGACTTATCGGACAAAGATTCAGCTGAATACACACATTGAACAAGTTCATGAGGGGGTGAGATATACCTGTGCAGTCTGTGGAAAGCAGTTTTTGAAAGCAGTGTCATTGATAAGACATGAACTCACTCACACAGGAGAAAGACCATGGCCATGCTCCTATTGCACAAAAACCTTCATCACTGCCAATGAAAGGAGATTGCATGAAAGATACCATACTGGTGAGAGACCATACAAATGCCAAGACTGTGGAAAGTCCTTCGTACAGTTATGTTTTCTGAAAGCACACCAACGacttcacacaggagagaagccatttGCATGCAGCGTTTGTGACAAACGTTTCAGATTGAATTACCATAGGCAAAGACACGAGCAAACCCATACAGGAAAACAGAAGCCACATGTGTGTGCGGAATGTGGGTTAGCTTTCGCTCAAAGAAAGCGCTTGACTGAACACCAATGCACTCACTCCTTGAATTAA